A genomic region of Elephas maximus indicus isolate mEleMax1 chromosome 10, mEleMax1 primary haplotype, whole genome shotgun sequence contains the following coding sequences:
- the NUSAP1 gene encoding nucleolar and spindle-associated protein 1 isoform X7, producing the protein MTVPSLEELDSFKYSDLQKLAKTLGLRANLKADKLLKALKAHLKQEARIQNENQAESQTCVSSCDESEAQIRAQDHTERKMVGSATKAQRRRRTAQGNPDSQHDHSEWKMSEPTEFQNQEQQENQDLKTAAEAPPPPDESQGDENADSMEKSSINGNEDSKIPSKRKKTLRTDAFSEAGKNNKTGSITPNFKKLHEARFKKMESIDQYVERKRKHFEEHSNSFNELKQPFRKGVAVAPMMTPVPLRGRSSVACTPGSQRRPQRRSQGTDGRNILCPKRSVKPFAVSATKMSVRFSAATKDNEHKRSLTKTPARKSPHVTVSGSTPKGPAVLGTHKLKTTKAEPTAVTTPFKVTSEAVQTPVSNKKPVFDLKASLSRPLTYEPHKGKLKPWGQSKENNPLNEHVSRVSFHKKTYKQPHFQTREEQRKKRDQERKEKKAKVLGARRGLIRAAD; encoded by the exons GCAGACAAGTTGTTAAAAGCCTTGAAAGCTCACCTTAAACAGGAAGCAAGAATACAAAATGAAAATCAG GCTGAAAGTCAAACCTGTGTGTCCTCTTGTGACGAGAGTGAGGCACAGATTAGAGCCCAGGACCACACTGAGAGGAAGATGGTTGGCTCTGCCACCAAAGCACAGAGAAGGCGCCGGACAGCCCAGGGGAACCCGGACTCCCAG CATGATCATTCAGAGTGGAAAATGAGTGAGCCCACTGAATTCCAGAATCAGGAGCAGCAGGAAAACCAGGATCTCAAAACTGCTGCAGAAGCGCCTCCTCCACCAGATGAGAGCCAAGGAGATGAGAATGCAGATTCCATGGAAAAAAGCAGCATAAATG GCAATGAAGATTCAAAGATACcttcaaaaagaaagaagactctCCGCACAGATGCTTTTTCGGAagctggaaaaaataataaaactggaAGCATTACTCCAA ACTTTAAGAAGCTTCATGAGGCTCGTTTTAAGAAAATGGAGTCCATTGATCAAtatgttgaaagaaaaagaaaacattttgaagaGCACAGCAATTCGTTTAATGAATTGAAG CAGCCCTTTCGCAAGGGTGTGGCCGTGGCCCCGATGATGACTCCAGTTCCTCTCAGAGGAAGATCCTCTGTGGCTTGTACTCCCGGCAGCCAGCGGCGCCCACAACGCCGGTCTCAGGGCACTGACGGTCGGAACATCTTGTGTCCGAAGCGGTCAGTCAAGCCCTTCGCAGTCTCAGCAACAAAAATGAGTGTCAG GTTTTCAGCTGCTACTAAAGATAACGAGCATAAACGCTCACTGACCAAGACTCCAGCCAGAAAGTCTCCACATGTGACCGTATCTGGGAGTACCCCAAAAGGCCCAGCTGTGCTCGGGACCCACAAGTTAAAGACCACTAAGGCTGAACCTACTGCTG TTACTACCCCTTTCAAGGTGACATCGGAGGCAGTGCAGACCCCCGTCTCCAATAAGAAACCAGTGTTTGATCTCAAAGCAAGTTTGTCTCGTCCCCTCACCTATGAGCCACACAAAG GAAAGTTGAAACCCTGGGGGCAATCTAAAGAAAATAATCCTCTGAATGAACATGTAAGCAGAGTGAGCTTTCATAAGAAAACTTACAAACAACCTCATTTCCAGACCAG GGAAGAGCAACGGAAGAAGCGCGACCAAGAACGGAaggagaagaaagcaaaggtttTGGGAGCTCGAAGAGGCCTCATTAGAGCAGCAGATTAA
- the NUSAP1 gene encoding nucleolar and spindle-associated protein 1 isoform X5: MTVPSLEELDSFKYSDLQKLAKTLGLRANLKADKLLKALKAHLKQEARIQNENQAESQTCVSSCDESEAQIRAQDHTERKMVGSATKAQRRRRTAQGNPDSQHDHSEWKMSEPTEFQNQEQQENQDLKTAAEAPPPPDESQGDENADSMEKSSINVLCLDLGNEDSKIPSKRKKTLRTDAFSEAGKNNKTGSITPNFKKLHEARFKKMESIDQYVERKRKHFEEHSNSFNELKKQPFRKGVAVAPMMTPVPLRGRSSVACTPGSQRRPQRRSQGTDGRNILCPKRSVKPFAVSATKMSVRFSAATKDNEHKRSLTKTPARKSPHVTVSGSTPKGPAVLGTHKLKTTKAEPTAVTTPFKVTSEAVQTPVSNKKPVFDLKASLSRPLTYEPHKGKLKPWGQSKENNPLNEHVSRVSFHKKTYKQPHFQTREEQRKKRDQERKEKKAKVLGARRGLIRAAD, from the exons GCAGACAAGTTGTTAAAAGCCTTGAAAGCTCACCTTAAACAGGAAGCAAGAATACAAAATGAAAATCAG GCTGAAAGTCAAACCTGTGTGTCCTCTTGTGACGAGAGTGAGGCACAGATTAGAGCCCAGGACCACACTGAGAGGAAGATGGTTGGCTCTGCCACCAAAGCACAGAGAAGGCGCCGGACAGCCCAGGGGAACCCGGACTCCCAG CATGATCATTCAGAGTGGAAAATGAGTGAGCCCACTGAATTCCAGAATCAGGAGCAGCAGGAAAACCAGGATCTCAAAACTGCTGCAGAAGCGCCTCCTCCACCAGATGAGAGCCAAGGAGATGAGAATGCAGATTCCATGGAAAAAAGCAGCATAAATG TTCTGTGCCTGGATTTAGGCAATGAAGATTCAAAGATACcttcaaaaagaaagaagactctCCGCACAGATGCTTTTTCGGAagctggaaaaaataataaaactggaAGCATTACTCCAA ACTTTAAGAAGCTTCATGAGGCTCGTTTTAAGAAAATGGAGTCCATTGATCAAtatgttgaaagaaaaagaaaacattttgaagaGCACAGCAATTCGTTTAATGAATTGAAG AAGCAGCCCTTTCGCAAGGGTGTGGCCGTGGCCCCGATGATGACTCCAGTTCCTCTCAGAGGAAGATCCTCTGTGGCTTGTACTCCCGGCAGCCAGCGGCGCCCACAACGCCGGTCTCAGGGCACTGACGGTCGGAACATCTTGTGTCCGAAGCGGTCAGTCAAGCCCTTCGCAGTCTCAGCAACAAAAATGAGTGTCAG GTTTTCAGCTGCTACTAAAGATAACGAGCATAAACGCTCACTGACCAAGACTCCAGCCAGAAAGTCTCCACATGTGACCGTATCTGGGAGTACCCCAAAAGGCCCAGCTGTGCTCGGGACCCACAAGTTAAAGACCACTAAGGCTGAACCTACTGCTG TTACTACCCCTTTCAAGGTGACATCGGAGGCAGTGCAGACCCCCGTCTCCAATAAGAAACCAGTGTTTGATCTCAAAGCAAGTTTGTCTCGTCCCCTCACCTATGAGCCACACAAAG GAAAGTTGAAACCCTGGGGGCAATCTAAAGAAAATAATCCTCTGAATGAACATGTAAGCAGAGTGAGCTTTCATAAGAAAACTTACAAACAACCTCATTTCCAGACCAG GGAAGAGCAACGGAAGAAGCGCGACCAAGAACGGAaggagaagaaagcaaaggtttTGGGAGCTCGAAGAGGCCTCATTAGAGCAGCAGATTAA
- the NUSAP1 gene encoding nucleolar and spindle-associated protein 1 isoform X3, whose amino-acid sequence MTVPSLEELDSFKYSDLQKLAKTLGLRANLKADKLLKALKAHLKQEARIQNENQDVADECLSLQAESQTCVSSCDESEAQIRAQDHTERKMVGSATKAQRRRRTAQGNPDSQHDHSEWKMSEPTEFQNQEQQENQDLKTAAEAPPPPDESQGDENADSMEKSSINGNEDSKIPSKRKKTLRTDAFSEAGKNNKTGSITPNFKKLHEARFKKMESIDQYVERKRKHFEEHSNSFNELKKQPFRKGVAVAPMMTPVPLRGRSSVACTPGSQRRPQRRSQGTDGRNILCPKRSVKPFAVSATKMSVRFSAATKDNEHKRSLTKTPARKSPHVTVSGSTPKGPAVLGTHKLKTTKAEPTAVTTPFKVTSEAVQTPVSNKKPVFDLKASLSRPLTYEPHKGKLKPWGQSKENNPLNEHVSRVSFHKKTYKQPHFQTREEQRKKRDQERKEKKAKVLGARRGLIRAAD is encoded by the exons GCAGACAAGTTGTTAAAAGCCTTGAAAGCTCACCTTAAACAGGAAGCAAGAATACAAAATGAAAATCAG GATGTGGCAGATGAATGTCTGTCTCTCCAGGCTGAAAGTCAAACCTGTGTGTCCTCTTGTGACGAGAGTGAGGCACAGATTAGAGCCCAGGACCACACTGAGAGGAAGATGGTTGGCTCTGCCACCAAAGCACAGAGAAGGCGCCGGACAGCCCAGGGGAACCCGGACTCCCAG CATGATCATTCAGAGTGGAAAATGAGTGAGCCCACTGAATTCCAGAATCAGGAGCAGCAGGAAAACCAGGATCTCAAAACTGCTGCAGAAGCGCCTCCTCCACCAGATGAGAGCCAAGGAGATGAGAATGCAGATTCCATGGAAAAAAGCAGCATAAATG GCAATGAAGATTCAAAGATACcttcaaaaagaaagaagactctCCGCACAGATGCTTTTTCGGAagctggaaaaaataataaaactggaAGCATTACTCCAA ACTTTAAGAAGCTTCATGAGGCTCGTTTTAAGAAAATGGAGTCCATTGATCAAtatgttgaaagaaaaagaaaacattttgaagaGCACAGCAATTCGTTTAATGAATTGAAG AAGCAGCCCTTTCGCAAGGGTGTGGCCGTGGCCCCGATGATGACTCCAGTTCCTCTCAGAGGAAGATCCTCTGTGGCTTGTACTCCCGGCAGCCAGCGGCGCCCACAACGCCGGTCTCAGGGCACTGACGGTCGGAACATCTTGTGTCCGAAGCGGTCAGTCAAGCCCTTCGCAGTCTCAGCAACAAAAATGAGTGTCAG GTTTTCAGCTGCTACTAAAGATAACGAGCATAAACGCTCACTGACCAAGACTCCAGCCAGAAAGTCTCCACATGTGACCGTATCTGGGAGTACCCCAAAAGGCCCAGCTGTGCTCGGGACCCACAAGTTAAAGACCACTAAGGCTGAACCTACTGCTG TTACTACCCCTTTCAAGGTGACATCGGAGGCAGTGCAGACCCCCGTCTCCAATAAGAAACCAGTGTTTGATCTCAAAGCAAGTTTGTCTCGTCCCCTCACCTATGAGCCACACAAAG GAAAGTTGAAACCCTGGGGGCAATCTAAAGAAAATAATCCTCTGAATGAACATGTAAGCAGAGTGAGCTTTCATAAGAAAACTTACAAACAACCTCATTTCCAGACCAG GGAAGAGCAACGGAAGAAGCGCGACCAAGAACGGAaggagaagaaagcaaaggtttTGGGAGCTCGAAGAGGCCTCATTAGAGCAGCAGATTAA
- the NUSAP1 gene encoding nucleolar and spindle-associated protein 1 isoform X6 yields MTVPSLEELDSFKYSDLQKLAKTLGLRANLKADKLLKALKAHLKQEARIQNENQAESQTCVSSCDESEAQIRAQDHTERKMVGSATKAQRRRRTAQGNPDSQHDHSEWKMSEPTEFQNQEQQENQDLKTAAEAPPPPDESQGDENADSMEKSSINGNEDSKIPSKRKKTLRTDAFSEAGKNNKTGSITPNFKKLHEARFKKMESIDQYVERKRKHFEEHSNSFNELKKQPFRKGVAVAPMMTPVPLRGRSSVACTPGSQRRPQRRSQGTDGRNILCPKRSVKPFAVSATKMSVRFSAATKDNEHKRSLTKTPARKSPHVTVSGSTPKGPAVLGTHKLKTTKAEPTAVTTPFKVTSEAVQTPVSNKKPVFDLKASLSRPLTYEPHKGKLKPWGQSKENNPLNEHVSRVSFHKKTYKQPHFQTREEQRKKRDQERKEKKAKVLGARRGLIRAAD; encoded by the exons GCAGACAAGTTGTTAAAAGCCTTGAAAGCTCACCTTAAACAGGAAGCAAGAATACAAAATGAAAATCAG GCTGAAAGTCAAACCTGTGTGTCCTCTTGTGACGAGAGTGAGGCACAGATTAGAGCCCAGGACCACACTGAGAGGAAGATGGTTGGCTCTGCCACCAAAGCACAGAGAAGGCGCCGGACAGCCCAGGGGAACCCGGACTCCCAG CATGATCATTCAGAGTGGAAAATGAGTGAGCCCACTGAATTCCAGAATCAGGAGCAGCAGGAAAACCAGGATCTCAAAACTGCTGCAGAAGCGCCTCCTCCACCAGATGAGAGCCAAGGAGATGAGAATGCAGATTCCATGGAAAAAAGCAGCATAAATG GCAATGAAGATTCAAAGATACcttcaaaaagaaagaagactctCCGCACAGATGCTTTTTCGGAagctggaaaaaataataaaactggaAGCATTACTCCAA ACTTTAAGAAGCTTCATGAGGCTCGTTTTAAGAAAATGGAGTCCATTGATCAAtatgttgaaagaaaaagaaaacattttgaagaGCACAGCAATTCGTTTAATGAATTGAAG AAGCAGCCCTTTCGCAAGGGTGTGGCCGTGGCCCCGATGATGACTCCAGTTCCTCTCAGAGGAAGATCCTCTGTGGCTTGTACTCCCGGCAGCCAGCGGCGCCCACAACGCCGGTCTCAGGGCACTGACGGTCGGAACATCTTGTGTCCGAAGCGGTCAGTCAAGCCCTTCGCAGTCTCAGCAACAAAAATGAGTGTCAG GTTTTCAGCTGCTACTAAAGATAACGAGCATAAACGCTCACTGACCAAGACTCCAGCCAGAAAGTCTCCACATGTGACCGTATCTGGGAGTACCCCAAAAGGCCCAGCTGTGCTCGGGACCCACAAGTTAAAGACCACTAAGGCTGAACCTACTGCTG TTACTACCCCTTTCAAGGTGACATCGGAGGCAGTGCAGACCCCCGTCTCCAATAAGAAACCAGTGTTTGATCTCAAAGCAAGTTTGTCTCGTCCCCTCACCTATGAGCCACACAAAG GAAAGTTGAAACCCTGGGGGCAATCTAAAGAAAATAATCCTCTGAATGAACATGTAAGCAGAGTGAGCTTTCATAAGAAAACTTACAAACAACCTCATTTCCAGACCAG GGAAGAGCAACGGAAGAAGCGCGACCAAGAACGGAaggagaagaaagcaaaggtttTGGGAGCTCGAAGAGGCCTCATTAGAGCAGCAGATTAA
- the NUSAP1 gene encoding nucleolar and spindle-associated protein 1 isoform X4, giving the protein MTVPSLEELDSFKYSDLQKLAKTLGLRANLKADKLLKALKAHLKQEARIQNENQDVADECLSLQAESQTCVSSCDESEAQIRAQDHTERKMVGSATKAQRRRRTAQGNPDSQHDHSEWKMSEPTEFQNQEQQENQDLKTAAEAPPPPDESQGDENADSMEKSSINGNEDSKIPSKRKKTLRTDAFSEAGKNNKTGSITPNFKKLHEARFKKMESIDQYVERKRKHFEEHSNSFNELKQPFRKGVAVAPMMTPVPLRGRSSVACTPGSQRRPQRRSQGTDGRNILCPKRSVKPFAVSATKMSVRFSAATKDNEHKRSLTKTPARKSPHVTVSGSTPKGPAVLGTHKLKTTKAEPTAVTTPFKVTSEAVQTPVSNKKPVFDLKASLSRPLTYEPHKGKLKPWGQSKENNPLNEHVSRVSFHKKTYKQPHFQTREEQRKKRDQERKEKKAKVLGARRGLIRAAD; this is encoded by the exons GCAGACAAGTTGTTAAAAGCCTTGAAAGCTCACCTTAAACAGGAAGCAAGAATACAAAATGAAAATCAG GATGTGGCAGATGAATGTCTGTCTCTCCAGGCTGAAAGTCAAACCTGTGTGTCCTCTTGTGACGAGAGTGAGGCACAGATTAGAGCCCAGGACCACACTGAGAGGAAGATGGTTGGCTCTGCCACCAAAGCACAGAGAAGGCGCCGGACAGCCCAGGGGAACCCGGACTCCCAG CATGATCATTCAGAGTGGAAAATGAGTGAGCCCACTGAATTCCAGAATCAGGAGCAGCAGGAAAACCAGGATCTCAAAACTGCTGCAGAAGCGCCTCCTCCACCAGATGAGAGCCAAGGAGATGAGAATGCAGATTCCATGGAAAAAAGCAGCATAAATG GCAATGAAGATTCAAAGATACcttcaaaaagaaagaagactctCCGCACAGATGCTTTTTCGGAagctggaaaaaataataaaactggaAGCATTACTCCAA ACTTTAAGAAGCTTCATGAGGCTCGTTTTAAGAAAATGGAGTCCATTGATCAAtatgttgaaagaaaaagaaaacattttgaagaGCACAGCAATTCGTTTAATGAATTGAAG CAGCCCTTTCGCAAGGGTGTGGCCGTGGCCCCGATGATGACTCCAGTTCCTCTCAGAGGAAGATCCTCTGTGGCTTGTACTCCCGGCAGCCAGCGGCGCCCACAACGCCGGTCTCAGGGCACTGACGGTCGGAACATCTTGTGTCCGAAGCGGTCAGTCAAGCCCTTCGCAGTCTCAGCAACAAAAATGAGTGTCAG GTTTTCAGCTGCTACTAAAGATAACGAGCATAAACGCTCACTGACCAAGACTCCAGCCAGAAAGTCTCCACATGTGACCGTATCTGGGAGTACCCCAAAAGGCCCAGCTGTGCTCGGGACCCACAAGTTAAAGACCACTAAGGCTGAACCTACTGCTG TTACTACCCCTTTCAAGGTGACATCGGAGGCAGTGCAGACCCCCGTCTCCAATAAGAAACCAGTGTTTGATCTCAAAGCAAGTTTGTCTCGTCCCCTCACCTATGAGCCACACAAAG GAAAGTTGAAACCCTGGGGGCAATCTAAAGAAAATAATCCTCTGAATGAACATGTAAGCAGAGTGAGCTTTCATAAGAAAACTTACAAACAACCTCATTTCCAGACCAG GGAAGAGCAACGGAAGAAGCGCGACCAAGAACGGAaggagaagaaagcaaaggtttTGGGAGCTCGAAGAGGCCTCATTAGAGCAGCAGATTAA
- the NUSAP1 gene encoding nucleolar and spindle-associated protein 1 isoform X1 — translation MTVPSLEELDSFKYSDLQKLAKTLGLRANLKADKLLKALKAHLKQEARIQNENQDVADECLSLQAESQTCVSSCDESEAQIRAQDHTERKMVGSATKAQRRRRTAQGNPDSQHDHSEWKMSEPTEFQNQEQQENQDLKTAAEAPPPPDESQGDENADSMEKSSINVLCLDLGNEDSKIPSKRKKTLRTDAFSEAGKNNKTGSITPNFKKLHEARFKKMESIDQYVERKRKHFEEHSNSFNELKKQPFRKGVAVAPMMTPVPLRGRSSVACTPGSQRRPQRRSQGTDGRNILCPKRSVKPFAVSATKMSVRFSAATKDNEHKRSLTKTPARKSPHVTVSGSTPKGPAVLGTHKLKTTKAEPTAVTTPFKVTSEAVQTPVSNKKPVFDLKASLSRPLTYEPHKGKLKPWGQSKENNPLNEHVSRVSFHKKTYKQPHFQTREEQRKKRDQERKEKKAKVLGARRGLIRAAD, via the exons GCAGACAAGTTGTTAAAAGCCTTGAAAGCTCACCTTAAACAGGAAGCAAGAATACAAAATGAAAATCAG GATGTGGCAGATGAATGTCTGTCTCTCCAGGCTGAAAGTCAAACCTGTGTGTCCTCTTGTGACGAGAGTGAGGCACAGATTAGAGCCCAGGACCACACTGAGAGGAAGATGGTTGGCTCTGCCACCAAAGCACAGAGAAGGCGCCGGACAGCCCAGGGGAACCCGGACTCCCAG CATGATCATTCAGAGTGGAAAATGAGTGAGCCCACTGAATTCCAGAATCAGGAGCAGCAGGAAAACCAGGATCTCAAAACTGCTGCAGAAGCGCCTCCTCCACCAGATGAGAGCCAAGGAGATGAGAATGCAGATTCCATGGAAAAAAGCAGCATAAATG TTCTGTGCCTGGATTTAGGCAATGAAGATTCAAAGATACcttcaaaaagaaagaagactctCCGCACAGATGCTTTTTCGGAagctggaaaaaataataaaactggaAGCATTACTCCAA ACTTTAAGAAGCTTCATGAGGCTCGTTTTAAGAAAATGGAGTCCATTGATCAAtatgttgaaagaaaaagaaaacattttgaagaGCACAGCAATTCGTTTAATGAATTGAAG AAGCAGCCCTTTCGCAAGGGTGTGGCCGTGGCCCCGATGATGACTCCAGTTCCTCTCAGAGGAAGATCCTCTGTGGCTTGTACTCCCGGCAGCCAGCGGCGCCCACAACGCCGGTCTCAGGGCACTGACGGTCGGAACATCTTGTGTCCGAAGCGGTCAGTCAAGCCCTTCGCAGTCTCAGCAACAAAAATGAGTGTCAG GTTTTCAGCTGCTACTAAAGATAACGAGCATAAACGCTCACTGACCAAGACTCCAGCCAGAAAGTCTCCACATGTGACCGTATCTGGGAGTACCCCAAAAGGCCCAGCTGTGCTCGGGACCCACAAGTTAAAGACCACTAAGGCTGAACCTACTGCTG TTACTACCCCTTTCAAGGTGACATCGGAGGCAGTGCAGACCCCCGTCTCCAATAAGAAACCAGTGTTTGATCTCAAAGCAAGTTTGTCTCGTCCCCTCACCTATGAGCCACACAAAG GAAAGTTGAAACCCTGGGGGCAATCTAAAGAAAATAATCCTCTGAATGAACATGTAAGCAGAGTGAGCTTTCATAAGAAAACTTACAAACAACCTCATTTCCAGACCAG GGAAGAGCAACGGAAGAAGCGCGACCAAGAACGGAaggagaagaaagcaaaggtttTGGGAGCTCGAAGAGGCCTCATTAGAGCAGCAGATTAA
- the NUSAP1 gene encoding nucleolar and spindle-associated protein 1 isoform X2, translating into MTVPSLEELDSFKYSDLQKLAKTLGLRANLKADKLLKALKAHLKQEARIQNENQDVADECLSLQAESQTCVSSCDESEAQIRAQDHTERKMVGSATKAQRRRRTAQGNPDSQHDHSEWKMSEPTEFQNQEQQENQDLKTAAEAPPPPDESQGDENADSMEKSSINVLCLDLGNEDSKIPSKRKKTLRTDAFSEAGKNNKTGSITPNFKKLHEARFKKMESIDQYVERKRKHFEEHSNSFNELKQPFRKGVAVAPMMTPVPLRGRSSVACTPGSQRRPQRRSQGTDGRNILCPKRSVKPFAVSATKMSVRFSAATKDNEHKRSLTKTPARKSPHVTVSGSTPKGPAVLGTHKLKTTKAEPTAVTTPFKVTSEAVQTPVSNKKPVFDLKASLSRPLTYEPHKGKLKPWGQSKENNPLNEHVSRVSFHKKTYKQPHFQTREEQRKKRDQERKEKKAKVLGARRGLIRAAD; encoded by the exons GCAGACAAGTTGTTAAAAGCCTTGAAAGCTCACCTTAAACAGGAAGCAAGAATACAAAATGAAAATCAG GATGTGGCAGATGAATGTCTGTCTCTCCAGGCTGAAAGTCAAACCTGTGTGTCCTCTTGTGACGAGAGTGAGGCACAGATTAGAGCCCAGGACCACACTGAGAGGAAGATGGTTGGCTCTGCCACCAAAGCACAGAGAAGGCGCCGGACAGCCCAGGGGAACCCGGACTCCCAG CATGATCATTCAGAGTGGAAAATGAGTGAGCCCACTGAATTCCAGAATCAGGAGCAGCAGGAAAACCAGGATCTCAAAACTGCTGCAGAAGCGCCTCCTCCACCAGATGAGAGCCAAGGAGATGAGAATGCAGATTCCATGGAAAAAAGCAGCATAAATG TTCTGTGCCTGGATTTAGGCAATGAAGATTCAAAGATACcttcaaaaagaaagaagactctCCGCACAGATGCTTTTTCGGAagctggaaaaaataataaaactggaAGCATTACTCCAA ACTTTAAGAAGCTTCATGAGGCTCGTTTTAAGAAAATGGAGTCCATTGATCAAtatgttgaaagaaaaagaaaacattttgaagaGCACAGCAATTCGTTTAATGAATTGAAG CAGCCCTTTCGCAAGGGTGTGGCCGTGGCCCCGATGATGACTCCAGTTCCTCTCAGAGGAAGATCCTCTGTGGCTTGTACTCCCGGCAGCCAGCGGCGCCCACAACGCCGGTCTCAGGGCACTGACGGTCGGAACATCTTGTGTCCGAAGCGGTCAGTCAAGCCCTTCGCAGTCTCAGCAACAAAAATGAGTGTCAG GTTTTCAGCTGCTACTAAAGATAACGAGCATAAACGCTCACTGACCAAGACTCCAGCCAGAAAGTCTCCACATGTGACCGTATCTGGGAGTACCCCAAAAGGCCCAGCTGTGCTCGGGACCCACAAGTTAAAGACCACTAAGGCTGAACCTACTGCTG TTACTACCCCTTTCAAGGTGACATCGGAGGCAGTGCAGACCCCCGTCTCCAATAAGAAACCAGTGTTTGATCTCAAAGCAAGTTTGTCTCGTCCCCTCACCTATGAGCCACACAAAG GAAAGTTGAAACCCTGGGGGCAATCTAAAGAAAATAATCCTCTGAATGAACATGTAAGCAGAGTGAGCTTTCATAAGAAAACTTACAAACAACCTCATTTCCAGACCAG GGAAGAGCAACGGAAGAAGCGCGACCAAGAACGGAaggagaagaaagcaaaggtttTGGGAGCTCGAAGAGGCCTCATTAGAGCAGCAGATTAA